The genomic segment GCGGCAGCAGCATGACCGTCACGACGACGGCCGGCCATGCCGCACGCACCCAGGCGGGACCGGCCACGGGCAGCAGGGCGGCCAGCACGAGCCAGACCTGGTGATGTGTCCACGACACCGGTGACAACACGATCCCGGCCGCGCCCACGACGACCGTCGCGCCCAGCCAGTACTTCTCGCCGGCCAGCCGCACGGCCCTGATCAGTGCGGCCGCCACGATGCCGCCGCCGATCGCCAGCACCAGCACCGACCGGGCGTGATCGGGCACGTCGAGCCGCATGAGGGCGCCGTTGAGCGACTGATTGCCCGCGCCGGTGATGTAGCCGAGCCGGCTCACGTGGAACAACTCGCCCGTCCAGAACCGCCACGAGTCACCGGGCAACGCCAGCGCGCCGACCAGCCCGCAGCCCGCGAACGTCAGCGTGGCCACGACCGCCGCGCGTCGCCGGCCCGAGAACCACAGCAGCGGGATGAAGATCAGCGGCGTGAGCTTGACGGCGGCCGCGATGCCGATCAAGACCCCGTTCGCTCCCGTACGGCGCAGCAGCAGCACGTCGGTCAGCACCAGCACGACCAGGAACAGGCTGACCTGGCCGTATTTGAGGTTCGAGGAGATCGGCGCGGACAGCACCAGAACCAGGGCTGCGATCGCTGATGCGGCCGGGCCACTTGCCGGCGCTGCTGTCATCGCCTGGCCCCGCGTGTTCCCGGCGCCGTCCGCCGTCGCCCGGCCGCGCATCACCAGCACGGCCAGGGCGGCCACCGCGGCCAGGGTGACCACAGTCCACGCGATCTGCACCACGGGTACCGGCACCCAGGTCAGCGGCGTGAAGACCAGGGCGGCGAACGGCGGATAGGTGAACGGCGCGGCGCCCCGCGTGAAGTCGTACAGGCTGTCGCCGTCGGCCAGCCCGCCCACCGCGCCCAGGTAGACGGACAGATCGGTGAGCCGCGCGTCCACCGGCTTGCCCAGAACGACCGCGGCCGTCACCGCGCCGGTCAGGGCAGTCGTGAGCCACATCCATCGTTTCCCCATGCTCGGAACTCTACATAGGGTCTGGGCTGCGCAGAAGAGGCCGTGTCGCCTTCGTTATCAGCGGTGAGCGTCGGCCGCCCGCACCGCCAGCACAGCCACCACCAGCGCGACGAGCCCGGCCCCGGCCGGGTGCTCGGCGAATCCGAACCCGAACGCTGTCGTGTTGTCCAGCATCCGCGGCAGGGCAGCCTCGGCGTCGGCGGGCGCGCCGGACAGCAGGGGCGCCACCGCCATCCCGGCTCCCGCCGCCGCGACCCCGACCACGATCCGGCGCGCGTCGTCACCGACATGCGCCGCCCGGACCGTGAAGCGGCGCCACGCCCGGGCCGCCGGCTGGCACGTCACCGCCGGACCCGGCGGGGTCAGCGCGTTGCCGGATGTCGGCATCGGTGCGCTGCCGGGCGCCTCAACGGGCCCGGCCTGCGCGATGACGACCGTCGGGACCTGCGCGGCCGCGGCCCGCGATGCGGCGCCGGTGGACGCCCGGCCGGACGCGCCGCGGAGGACCGAGGCCAGCACGAAAGCGGTGCACAGCAACAGCGGCCCGGTCATCACGGCCGCGTTGGCCAGCAGGATGTCGGAGGCGTGAAAGGCCTGACCCGACGACTGCAGACTGCCGAACGCGGCCGAACCGTCGGGAAAGTGCGGGCCGAACGCGACGGTGTCACCCGGCAGCAGCGCGAGCGGGAGCCAGGCCGGGGCGCTCCACGCGGGCACGCCGAGCA from the Paractinoplanes abujensis genome contains:
- a CDS encoding glycosyltransferase 87 family protein; translated protein: MGKRWMWLTTALTGAVTAAVVLGKPVDARLTDLSVYLGAVGGLADGDSLYDFTRGAAPFTYPPFAALVFTPLTWVPVPVVQIAWTVVTLAAVAALAVLVMRGRATADGAGNTRGQAMTAAPASGPAASAIAALVLVLSAPISSNLKYGQVSLFLVVLVLTDVLLLRRTGANGVLIGIAAAVKLTPLIFIPLLWFSGRRRAAVVATLTFAGCGLVGALALPGDSWRFWTGELFHVSRLGYITGAGNQSLNGALMRLDVPDHARSVLVLAIGGGIVAAALIRAVRLAGEKYWLGATVVVGAAGIVLSPVSWTHHQVWLVLAALLPVAGPAWVRAAWPAVVVTVMLLPLVGESRLLLAVAVAALVPVYDGTRRWDGIRTPPTSAGGRRAVTVA